TGATCAACACAGGTGATCAGTACAGGTGATCAGTACAGGTGATCAACACAGGTGATCAGTACAGGTGATCAACACAGGTGATCAACACAGGTGATCAACACAGGTGATCAACACAGGTGATCAATACCATAAACCATAAAACTATTActaatgaaatataaataataaaatataaagtaatgaaatgaacaaaataatttatataaataatatttatataaaatgtaaaaagaaaaatgtgaataacgaaggtttttaaaaatgaaataaaacaacagttaaagtataaaattaaaaattaatgaaaaagtTCAAATGGCAGAAATTAttttccaaaagaaaaagatgcGATAAGATGCAATGCACCTTTACAACAGGTAAATGCATCTGTCACAGTTTCACCCACAATATacagaaaatatcaaaaacataAAGAATCAGATCAAAAattagaaatacaaaataaaaataatgaaaatatttaataaagtcacaaaaaataaatataaaaaatttCTCATTTGTTATGACAAAGTCAGCTGTCTCCCTCACCTGCTCCTCTACCTGGTGGCTCTCTGACAGGGGGTGGTGGCCTGTTAGcaccctgctgggagggggtgggagaggcagggggaggaggtggggccGGGCCTCTGGTGGGGGTGTGGCCTACAGGTGAGGGGGCGGTCCTCTTGTTGCTGAGGGAGTTGTGACGTTGTGGCAGGTCAGGTGCTGCCTCGCCGCCGCCACCTGTTGGACCGTTGGCAATGCGGtaaggtggagggggtggggccagagaggaggaggagagtgtggAAGAGGCGGGGTTACCTCCAGAGGTGGGAGGGCGTCTGCTGTTTCCAGGAGATGGGGGAGGTTTGGAGGGGAGGGGCGGGGTGTTGTTAGGAGTTGGAGGGAGTGGCTTCTCTCTGTTgtaagaggaggcagaggagggaggagagggggcgTTACCACGGCGacaaaggggaggagggggaggaggggcggAGGAGGAGTGCTTCATGCCAGTGGAGGGGGAAGAGGCAGCagaggacggggaggagggagagggagaggacgaCAGGTTGGGGAGCGAAGGACGCTGGGAGCGACTCGTCTCCAATGGCGATGAAGCCTGAGGGGAGGGGCTCTCTGCGTCGTCATGACGATGACTGGGGGGGCGGGGAGCGGCGGCTCGGGTGGAGGGAGAACGTCCAGAGGAGCcatctgaaataaataaaaataataataagacattaaaaaaagaaaaagaaaagtcaataAGCTAAAACATcatgataaataataaaagaaaataactaCATATTAATGGAAACCAATGAGTAAAGCAGAACAttatacagttaaaaaaaaaacaaacagttcctATAAACGTGTAAATGAAGAagcacaaaatgcaaaaagaacaTGGCAGAACCCCTCACCTCCCACTGGCCTCAGTTTGGGAACTCCGCCTGTGAACAGTCCTCCGATTGGTGGAGCAGAACCCAGCGGGCTTGCTGCTCCGCCTCCACTGGCTCCTCCTGTTGCTGCTCCGCCTCCTTTGGGCTCTGAGAACCACAACCATTTGACAGGTGAGCGAGGGCTCCGCCTCCCAATGAGATGATGTCACTACACTACACTGACACTACGATGACATCACAGACCGTATGAAGGGACGTGTGAGGGTGAGGCGGGATGCAGGTGAGACCAGGTAACTACATCAAACTGTGTTTGAGGAGGCGAGGTGCAGTGAGATGAAGTGAAGTGAGATGTTAAAGATAAATGAAGTGTTTACGCTCCCACGCAGCTCCGATGGTCATCGACAGCACAACATGAGCGACAGACAAACAGTGGAAAACACGTTTAATCAGAATCAGCGAGATCATAGGTGATGACGGCTGCACAGTCACTCAGTCCTCATTCAGAACTCCACTTAAAAAACCTGAGTTTTAAGTCTCAAAATAAACCTTAAGTAGATTCTATCCATTAATTCTGGTCTTATTTTTAGTTCAGTGCTTTTTCCACAGTCAGAACagataaatattcaaatattcagACAGAGAAACTTCCAGAAggacaaccatcactgcagctgcaTCATTGCAGGGATcctctggtctgatgaaaccaaggCTGAGCCGCCTGGCCTTAGGTCTTAGCCTCATCACCCAGGCCCATCCCAAAGGTGGAGCACGGTGGGGGCAGCATCAGCTGTGGGGGCGGGAGACTGTTCAGGGCTGAGAGGAACTGAACAGAACCAAGTACAAAGATATCCTTAATGAAAACCTGGTCCAGagcaggacctcagactgggccgcAGGGTTGATGCTAAGCTCAGcacaggaggagagcaggacGGATCCTATCCAACCTGAAACTCCCTGAATCCAGGTGTGCAGAGGttgttgtgtctgcagcttAGTACTGAGCACAGTGTCTGAATACTTCTGTCTGCGATGTTTCCGGGTTTCCTTCTGAATGACGTCTGGTTACTCCCTCGGTCTGACGGCAGACGGAGGGAGGTTCTTACAGCCTGGTCTGGAGTTTCAGGTGACAGGTGCTGTGACAGTGCTGGTTTGTTTCCGACCTGCCTGATGGTCGACTGCCTGTCTCTTCTTTTTATGGATTAACGGTGAATAAAAATAAGACCAGAGTTGAAGCTGCAGGACCTTCTAGTGCTGTGCAGCCGTTCCGTAGCTTCATACTGTCTGTGTGATGATCAGAGGCGTCTGCCACCCAGTCACGTGTTACGCCTCCACTGCAGGTGAACAGTATGCAGGTGAGCCGAGCACACTTCCATCTGATCATCAGGCCGCTCAGCACAGCCATGTTTACAGCTGGGTGAGCTCTGTGCCACTGAGGAGGACCGACAGAGTTTCATCACAAACTGCTGCATCATCTCTGTGATCATGATGTCCGTCAACCTGGATTCATATAAACAGGGTGGCCAAAACATTAGGAACACCTCTCAGTTTACCCCAATGCAGTTCAACAGCTCCACAAATCACAGCCTCCAGAAGCaccacaaaaataaatccacatcCTGTGAGACAGGTGATCTCCGACAGGTGAGGTGATCATCACACTCAGGAAGGAGGATTTACCACAGGCCTGTCGGTTGATTGTTTCCATTAGTCATTTTTTCTTGATTAATAGTTTGATCTATGAAGTgttagaaaacactgaaaaacactcaTCAGAAGTCCTGAGAGCCCCAGGTGACAGAGCCCCAGGTGACAGAGCCCCAGGTGACAGAGCCCCAGGTGACAGAGCCCCAGGTGACAGAGCCCCAGGTAATACAGATATCCAGTTTACTGTGATAGAAGACACAATTTGTGAAGCTGGAATCAAAGGATTTCTTTTGCCATTTTTACTTAAAGTGCTGATTTGCAGCAGAGTTGCTCAGCTGATATTGTTCTTGTTCTGCTGTTCAAACAGTAAATCCTCAGTGTCTGAGGAGCTGCAGCATAAAAACCACAGGACAAACGAATCTGGAATGAAACTCTGTCAGTAAACTGGACAGCAGACGTTTTTCCTGCCCATTAACTGACGCAgttcaaacagcagctctgcaggaagCTACAGGATCTGTTCTAACCAGCCGCTCCCTCACCTGTCCATCAAATCCACACACAACAGTTTGATGCACTGATTTTAATCTGCACTAGTATAAAATGACAATATTTAAATCCAGACATCCAAACTCATAAGAGACcggcaaagaaagaaaacacaagagaaattaaagcagaaatatgaatataaatcaTTAgtgtaaaacacaaataaaaccaacGCATCAGATGTGGAGGGACAGTAAAGAAgggaacagaaacaaacatgaacaaacagcGTAAAGTCCTgatatttgtttcatttcaaagacGGAAACTGAGCGATACACGTGATAGTGAATGTGAGACATGTCATCGGACTCGATCAGTGCTGCACAGGCTCATGCTCTCAACTGATTTACTGAGGTTTACTGACTGTGTCCTGCTCAAAACCTGACACTCAACAATATGACAGTGTTTTTAGTTTGTCCTGAGGGTGGCGCTAGAGAAAAACTCATGGAGTCAGGAATCATCCTCTCTGGACAGATTTCATCCAAATCTGAGCAGAGGTTGGTCTGAGAACGAAAGTATTGCTGCGTTGCAATACGGTACACGGGCAACACGGGCAACAGGGGCAACTTACGGCTTCACCTACCAAGACGTCGCCTCCACATTAGCCCCTGGACCTGAGGCAAACTGCTCTGGATAATTCAACCTGTAAGCTTCCATCTACCTCCGCAACAGCCTTAGTTTGGCTTCGCAGCGCGGACTGAAGCTCCCTGCTGTCGCACGCTTGCACTACAGCGAGCCGCGTACTGCGACGACCCCAGCTGCCCGAACGCAAACTGCTGAACATCGTGACCAGATGGAGCAGTGCCCACAGTATGCTCCAGCAGTTAATACAGTTTAGATAAATGTGATCAGTGTCAACGGGTTTGTCAGCTCAGTGAACAATGATGGAACGACCCTGCCCGTTATCAGGTTACCCAGGTGGAACACAGCACGGTGTATTTTCAGCATTTCTTCAAAGATTTTGAGTAAATGATGTTGAGCATTGCAATATAGTCATTTCTATATATCGTTATTATATCGGTATCATATCGACCTGTAGCACACTGCACGCTAACACATGACTGAAAGTAAGTCACATCATTTTAAGCAGCTACGTCTCAGTCTGATCGTCTCTGAGTCAAATCATTGCATCAAACTGTCAtttaacaaacactgacaactgCTTTTTAGGTGTGTGAGGTTTTGGAGTCTGTCTgatttatttccaaaaatggGAATAATGTAATAATTAGTGTGAACAT
The window above is part of the Toxotes jaculatrix isolate fToxJac2 chromosome 18, fToxJac2.pri, whole genome shotgun sequence genome. Proteins encoded here:
- the LOC121198042 gene encoding WAS/WASL-interacting protein family member 2-like isoform X2, producing MPIPPPPPPPPGGPPPPPTFSQANTTPPKLSREEARGRGALLSDICKGTKLRKVSVVNDRSAPLLDSKTQTPKSQTPPTEHPYIRLYQYLHQQQSQPKQQGALSEEQKTTAGEKSSALSLEKPKGGGAATGGASGGGAASPLGSAPPIGGLFTGGVPKLRPVGDGSSGRSPSTRAAAPRPPSHRHDDAESPSPQASSPLETSRSQRPSLPNLSSSPSPSSPSSAASSPSTGMKHSSSAPPPPPPLCRRGNAPSPPSSASSYNREKPLPPTPNNTPPLPSKPPPSPGNSRRPPTSGGNPASSTLSSSSLAPPPPPYRIANGPTGGGGEAAPDLPQRHNSLSNKRTAPSPVGHTPTRGPAPPPPPASPTPSQQGANRPPPPVREPPGRGAAPPVPVQSSSSRAGGREAPPPPPYRTHGSPSLSSDPPARGKPPPPPTRTPAAPPPPPPPLRNGHSSSSSIPRSFVDDFESKYSFHPLDDFPPPDEYRHFTKIYPSKASRVMRGAPPLPPVGR
- the LOC121198042 gene encoding WAS/WASL-interacting protein family member 2-like isoform X1 — translated: MPIPPPPPPPPGGPPPPPTFSQANTTPPKLSREEARGRGALLSDICKGTKLRKVSVVNDRSAPLLDSKTQTPKSQTPPTEHPYIRLYQYLHQQQSQPKQQGALSEEQKTTAGEKSSALSLEKPKGGGAATGGASGGGAASPLGSAPPIGGLFTGGVPKLRPVGDGSSGRSPSTRAAAPRPPSHRHDDAESPSPQASSPLETSRSQRPSLPNLSSSPSPSSPSSAASSPSTGMKHSSSAPPPPPPLCRRGNAPSPPSSASSYNREKPLPPTPNNTPPLPSKPPPSPGNSRRPPTSGGNPASSTLSSSSLAPPPPPYRIANGPTGGGGEAAPDLPQRHNSLSNKRTAPSPVGHTPTRGPAPPPPPASPTPSQQGANRPPPPVREPPGRGAAPPVPVQSSSSRAGGREAPPPPPYRTHGSPSLSSDPPARGKPPPPPTRTPAAPPPPPPPLRNGHSSSSSIPRSFVDDFESKYSFHPLDDFPPPDEYRHFTKIYPSKASRGAHTVMRGAPPLPPVGR